One window of the Rhodococcus sovatensis genome contains the following:
- the cmrA gene encoding mycolate reductase (Catalyzes the final step in mycolic acid biosynthesis.), with protein sequence MSLPSPAPEARAVVTGASSGIGEALATELAARGHSLIIVARRGELLEALAKKLEADHGVTVEIRVLDLSDRDARTPFADEIAGREISILCNNAGIATFGPVSGLDPAYERDQVELNAVAVHDLTLAVIPGMIARGSGGILITGSAAGNMAIPNNATYAATKAFVNTFSESLRLELKDSGVHVTLLAPGPVRTETPDPADASIVDKLVPDFLWIDSAYTAKLSLDSLAKNKMRVVPGLLSKGMSIAGQYSPRAISAPIVGSFYKKLGG encoded by the coding sequence GTGAGCCTGCCGAGTCCTGCACCCGAAGCCCGTGCCGTCGTCACCGGAGCCTCTTCCGGCATCGGAGAGGCGTTGGCCACCGAACTTGCCGCACGCGGCCATTCGCTGATCATCGTTGCCAGGAGAGGCGAGTTGCTCGAAGCACTCGCGAAGAAGCTCGAGGCCGATCACGGAGTGACCGTCGAAATCCGCGTTCTCGACCTGTCGGACCGGGACGCGCGCACTCCGTTTGCCGACGAGATTGCCGGCCGCGAGATCAGCATCCTGTGCAACAACGCCGGCATCGCGACATTCGGACCGGTGTCGGGACTCGACCCTGCCTACGAGCGCGACCAGGTCGAACTCAATGCCGTTGCGGTGCACGACCTGACGCTGGCGGTTATCCCGGGGATGATTGCTCGCGGCAGCGGGGGCATTCTCATCACCGGTTCCGCGGCGGGCAATATGGCCATCCCCAACAACGCGACGTATGCAGCGACGAAGGCCTTCGTCAACACGTTCTCCGAGTCGCTGCGGCTCGAACTGAAGGACAGCGGCGTCCACGTCACTCTTCTCGCGCCCGGTCCGGTCCGCACCGAGACGCCTGATCCGGCCGACGCGTCGATCGTCGACAAGCTCGTTCCAGACTTTCTGTGGATCGACAGCGCGTACACGGCGAAGCTGTCACTCGACTCGCTCGCCAAGAACAAGATGCGAGTCGTTCCCGGGTTGCTGAGCAAGGGCATGTCGATCGCAGGCCAGTACAGCCCGCGCGCCATCTCGGCGCCCATAGTCGGCAGCTTCTACAAGAAGCTGGGCGGCTAG
- a CDS encoding NADPH-dependent 2,4-dienoyl-CoA reductase produces MTTSIRYPNLLSPLNIGRTSLKNRVIMGSIHTGLEDRARDTGRLAEYFAERARGGVALIVTGGYAPNRTGWLLPFGAKLTNRLEARRHRTITDAVHREGGKIALQILHAGRYSYQPFSVSASSIKAPINPFRPRRLTSRGVRWQIRNYVRCARLAQSAGYDGVEIMGGEGYFINQFLSERTNHRRDEWGGSPSNRRRIAVEISQQIREAVGQDFLIVFRLSMADLVEGGQSWDDIVALAQELERVGVDIINTDIGWHESRVPTIVTSVPRAAFADITGKLDKHVSIPVAASNRINMPDIAEDILERGDAQLICMARPMLADPFWVRKAEADAADSINTCIACNQACLDHAFVHKTVSCLVNPRAGREIELQLLPTRRPKKVAVVGGGPAGLSAALESARRGHAVSLFEARPTLGGQFGIAQRIPGKEEFAETIRYFTNALKDADVAVHLGHRVTANELRNGDFDEVVVATGVVPRIPSIPGIDHPSVLSYAEVVEDGRPVGERVAVIGAGGIGVDISEFLTTDASPTLDLKEWKQEWGVTEPEAAPGALTTPVPAPSPREVYLLQRKKGKIGAGLAKTTGWVHRAALKAKGVHELSGVNYERIDDDGLHITFGDKHERPRTLHVDTIVVCAGQESVRDLVDDLESSGTATHVIGGAELASELDAKRAIEQGTTLAARI; encoded by the coding sequence GTGACCACATCGATTAGATATCCGAACCTGCTCTCACCGCTGAACATCGGCAGAACGTCGTTGAAAAATCGCGTGATCATGGGCTCGATCCACACCGGACTCGAGGACCGGGCACGCGACACCGGTCGATTGGCCGAGTATTTCGCCGAACGGGCGCGCGGCGGGGTCGCGCTCATCGTGACCGGCGGATACGCGCCCAACCGAACCGGCTGGCTGCTTCCGTTCGGCGCGAAGCTGACCAATCGTCTCGAGGCGCGTCGACATCGCACGATCACCGACGCCGTTCATCGCGAAGGCGGCAAGATCGCGCTCCAGATCCTGCACGCCGGCCGGTACTCGTACCAGCCGTTCAGTGTGTCGGCGTCGTCGATCAAGGCTCCTATCAATCCCTTTCGTCCACGACGGCTCACCTCACGCGGGGTTCGGTGGCAAATCCGCAACTACGTGCGCTGCGCCCGACTGGCACAGTCGGCCGGATACGATGGCGTCGAAATCATGGGCGGCGAAGGCTATTTCATCAATCAGTTTCTTTCCGAGCGCACCAATCACCGACGCGACGAATGGGGTGGGAGTCCGTCGAACAGGCGCCGGATCGCAGTGGAGATCTCACAGCAGATTCGCGAAGCCGTCGGGCAGGACTTCTTGATCGTATTCCGACTGTCGATGGCCGATCTCGTGGAGGGCGGTCAGAGCTGGGACGACATCGTCGCTCTTGCACAGGAATTGGAACGCGTCGGCGTCGACATCATCAATACCGACATCGGTTGGCATGAGTCGAGAGTGCCCACCATCGTGACTTCCGTACCCCGCGCTGCATTCGCAGACATCACCGGAAAGCTCGACAAACACGTCTCCATCCCCGTCGCGGCGTCGAACCGAATCAACATGCCCGACATCGCCGAGGACATTCTCGAGCGTGGCGACGCGCAACTGATCTGCATGGCTAGACCTATGCTCGCCGACCCGTTCTGGGTGCGCAAAGCCGAGGCAGACGCCGCAGACAGCATCAACACCTGCATCGCGTGCAACCAGGCGTGCCTCGATCACGCGTTCGTACACAAGACTGTCTCGTGTTTGGTCAATCCACGTGCCGGACGTGAGATCGAACTGCAGCTACTTCCCACTCGTAGGCCCAAGAAGGTTGCCGTCGTCGGTGGCGGTCCCGCCGGGCTGTCTGCTGCCTTGGAGTCGGCCCGACGCGGACACGCCGTCAGCCTTTTCGAAGCGCGTCCCACTCTCGGCGGTCAATTCGGCATAGCACAGCGAATTCCAGGCAAGGAGGAGTTCGCCGAGACCATCCGCTACTTCACCAACGCGCTGAAAGACGCCGACGTCGCCGTACATCTGGGCCATCGGGTGACCGCGAACGAACTGCGCAATGGGGATTTCGACGAGGTCGTCGTTGCCACCGGCGTCGTACCTCGAATTCCGTCCATACCGGGCATCGATCACCCGTCGGTGTTGTCCTACGCCGAAGTGGTCGAGGACGGTAGGCCAGTGGGCGAGCGGGTCGCGGTGATCGGTGCAGGCGGCATCGGCGTCGACATCTCCGAATTCCTCACCACCGACGCGTCCCCCACCCTGGATCTGAAGGAGTGGAAGCAGGAGTGGGGCGTCACCGAACCCGAAGCAGCGCCCGGCGCACTCACGACCCCTGTCCCCGCACCCTCACCTCGCGAGGTCTACCTACTTCAACGCAAGAAAGGCAAGATCGGCGCCGGCCTCGCAAAAACCACCGGCTGGGTGCATCGTGCAGCGCTGAAAGCGAAAGGCGTGCACGAGCTGTCCGGAGTCAATTACGAGCGGATCGACGACGACGGACTCCACATCACGTTCGGTGACAAACACGAGCGTCCACGCACCCTGCACGTCGACACGATCGTCGTCTGCGCCGGACAGGAATCGGTCAGAGACTTGGTCGACGACCTGGAGTCCTCGGGGACCGCAACCCATGTGATCGGTGGCGCCGAGCTGGCGTCGGAGCTCGATGCCAAGCGAGCGATCGAGCAGGGAACAACTCTCGCGGCACGCATCTGA
- a CDS encoding PadR family transcriptional regulator, with the protein MALEHAILVSLTELSGSGYELARRFDKSIGFFWSATHQQIYRVLTRMDAAGWIVGTAVVQEGRPDKKVYSVSVAGRNELDRWIAEPTEPSTLREELAVKIRGAANGDIAALTAEVRRHRSVHVERLELYRLIEKRDFPSPDDLTGTALHQYLVLRGGIRVEEGFAEWCDEILEKL; encoded by the coding sequence GTGGCACTCGAACACGCGATACTCGTCTCCCTCACCGAACTGTCCGGCTCGGGGTACGAACTCGCGCGCAGATTCGACAAGTCCATCGGCTTCTTCTGGAGCGCCACACACCAACAGATCTATCGAGTCTTGACGCGAATGGACGCGGCGGGATGGATCGTCGGCACCGCGGTCGTTCAAGAAGGCCGACCGGACAAAAAGGTCTACTCGGTCAGCGTTGCCGGACGAAACGAACTCGACCGATGGATTGCCGAGCCGACCGAACCGAGTACTTTGCGCGAAGAACTGGCCGTGAAGATCCGCGGCGCCGCCAACGGTGACATCGCCGCGTTGACGGCCGAGGTCAGGCGCCACAGGTCGGTCCACGTCGAACGCCTCGAGCTGTACAGACTTATCGAGAAGCGCGATTTTCCCTCCCCTGACGACCTCACCGGAACTGCGTTGCACCAATACCTCGTGCTTCGCGGAGGGATCCGAGTCGAGGAAGGCTTTGCCGAATGGTGCGACGAGATCTTGGAGAAACTGTGA
- a CDS encoding MFS transporter encodes MDTRAENAVVGVATARKQVFAWGIWDWGSAAFNAVILTFVFSVYLTDAVGDDLPGSISATSWFSWSVGIAGVVIAVLAPVSGQRFDARGKRKRSLALLTGLTVVSMSGLYFVKDDYHYLWLGLVLLAAGSILFELASIPYNAMLRQVSTPENIGRVSGFGWSMGYFGGIVLLLICYVGFIVGDGDTRGLFGLTTDGGLNIRVVALLAAVWFAVSAIPVLLTVPELPSTAADPGAAKAGMLESYKVLFRDLRELWSADRRSVYFLAASALFRDGLAGVFTFGAVLAVSVYGIGTADVLLFGVAANVAAGLGAITAGRFDDRVGPKAVIVFSLTAMILAGVVLLFVSGPLMFWVFGLILCLFVGPAQSSSRTYLARLAPPGREGQFFGLYATTGRAVSFLAPTLFGLFVWMFDADRAGIGGLLVVLVIGLGALLAVKSPDKV; translated from the coding sequence ATGGACACTCGGGCCGAGAATGCCGTCGTCGGCGTCGCGACTGCGCGCAAACAGGTATTCGCCTGGGGGATATGGGATTGGGGATCGGCCGCGTTCAATGCGGTCATCCTCACCTTCGTGTTCTCGGTGTACCTCACCGATGCCGTCGGTGACGATCTCCCCGGATCGATCTCGGCTACGTCGTGGTTCAGTTGGTCGGTCGGAATTGCGGGCGTCGTGATCGCGGTGCTGGCGCCCGTGTCCGGCCAACGCTTCGATGCCAGAGGCAAGAGGAAGCGTTCGCTCGCGCTCCTCACCGGCTTGACGGTCGTGAGCATGTCCGGTCTCTACTTCGTCAAAGACGACTACCACTACCTGTGGCTGGGGCTCGTGCTGCTGGCGGCAGGATCGATTCTGTTCGAGTTGGCCAGCATTCCGTACAACGCGATGCTCAGGCAGGTGTCGACTCCGGAGAACATCGGCCGCGTCTCCGGATTCGGTTGGTCGATGGGATATTTCGGCGGAATCGTCCTGCTGTTGATCTGCTACGTCGGCTTCATCGTCGGAGACGGAGACACTCGCGGACTGTTCGGCCTGACGACGGACGGTGGTCTCAACATCCGTGTCGTCGCGCTCCTCGCCGCTGTGTGGTTTGCCGTATCCGCCATCCCGGTGCTGCTCACCGTCCCCGAGTTGCCTTCTACGGCGGCCGATCCCGGTGCCGCCAAAGCCGGAATGCTCGAGTCGTACAAGGTTTTGTTCCGCGACCTTCGTGAACTCTGGTCAGCCGACAGGCGCAGCGTCTACTTCCTGGCCGCGAGTGCGTTGTTCCGCGACGGTCTCGCGGGTGTGTTCACGTTCGGAGCGGTACTCGCCGTGAGCGTGTACGGAATCGGGACCGCCGACGTGTTGCTGTTCGGCGTTGCAGCGAATGTAGCCGCCGGGCTGGGCGCGATCACGGCGGGTCGATTCGATGATCGAGTGGGCCCGAAGGCGGTCATCGTGTTCTCGCTGACAGCGATGATTCTCGCGGGTGTTGTACTTCTGTTCGTGTCAGGTCCGTTGATGTTCTGGGTGTTCGGCCTGATTCTCTGCTTGTTCGTCGGCCCTGCGCAATCGTCCTCTCGTACGTATCTGGCGCGGTTGGCTCCACCCGGTCGGGAAGGACAGTTCTTCGGCCTGTACGCGACGACGGGTCGGGCAGTGTCCTTCCTGGCGCCGACTCTGTTCGGACTTTTCGTGTGGATGTTCGACGCCGACCGCGCCGGAATCGGTGGATTGCTGGTGGTTCTGGTCATCGGATTGGGCGCACTTCTGGCGGTCAAGTCACCGGACAAGGTCTGA
- a CDS encoding alpha/beta hydrolase translates to MTASATTVTVDGLVFDVSVDGPDDGVPVVLLHGFPQTSACWDRVVPTLTAAGIRTIAPDQRGYSPGARPLGTDSYRSSHLVDDVLAIIEAFGLESAHVVGHDWGAAVAWQLAATHPLQVRSLTAVSVPHTAAFGWAVREDADQQERSSYIGLLRQEGKAEQLLLENDAQRLRAMFSDDSPDDRYVKHLAEPGALTAALEWYRAMTSEFGRLGPVSVPTTFLWSNQDSAIGRAGAERCGEFVDAEYKFVELDGVSHWVPEEAPDGLASEILARIST, encoded by the coding sequence ATGACAGCAAGCGCCACCACAGTGACCGTCGACGGTCTGGTGTTCGACGTGTCTGTGGACGGACCCGACGACGGCGTCCCGGTCGTACTTCTTCACGGATTTCCGCAGACCTCGGCATGCTGGGACCGCGTCGTGCCAACTCTCACCGCCGCCGGCATTCGCACCATCGCACCTGACCAGCGCGGCTACTCCCCCGGCGCACGTCCCCTCGGGACCGACTCCTACCGGTCTTCTCACCTGGTCGACGACGTCCTCGCGATCATCGAGGCGTTCGGCCTCGAATCCGCGCATGTCGTTGGGCACGATTGGGGCGCCGCCGTTGCCTGGCAATTGGCCGCTACCCATCCTTTGCAGGTTCGTTCACTCACGGCAGTGTCGGTACCGCACACCGCCGCCTTCGGTTGGGCCGTCCGAGAGGATGCCGACCAACAGGAGCGGTCGTCGTACATCGGACTGCTTCGTCAAGAGGGCAAAGCCGAACAACTCTTGCTGGAGAACGATGCGCAGCGACTACGGGCGATGTTCTCCGACGACAGTCCGGACGACAGATACGTGAAGCACCTCGCCGAGCCGGGCGCACTCACGGCCGCTCTCGAGTGGTACCGGGCGATGACGAGCGAGTTCGGACGGTTGGGTCCGGTGAGTGTTCCGACGACCTTTCTCTGGAGCAATCAGGACTCGGCCATCGGCCGTGCAGGCGCCGAACGATGCGGCGAGTTCGTGGATGCGGAGTACAAGTTCGTCGAGCTCGACGGTGTGTCGCATTGGGTACCGGAGGAGGCACCGGACGGCCTGGCCTCGGAGATTCTTGCCCGCATATCGACCTGA
- a CDS encoding TetR family transcriptional regulator, whose product MDGNKLEHVTEPGTRAERKERTRQALIDGTLDLLRDRSFASVSLREVTRSAGIVPTAFYRHFASMEDLGVALVEDSMRMLRQMLRDARKDPTTKNATESLRILVRQVRLHEDQFRFLARERYGGVTEIRRAFATELRMFVSELTIDLSRMPGLESWDIADLEMAADLIVSTMLTATVGLLEIDRPNSAKERELLRRTEHQVRLIVLGMGGWKRNHG is encoded by the coding sequence ATGGACGGCAATAAACTCGAACATGTGACAGAACCGGGCACCCGTGCCGAGCGCAAGGAGCGGACGAGGCAGGCACTCATCGACGGCACTCTCGACCTGCTGCGCGACCGCTCGTTCGCGAGTGTCAGCCTGCGGGAAGTCACACGATCTGCAGGAATCGTCCCTACTGCGTTCTATCGCCACTTCGCGTCGATGGAGGATCTGGGCGTCGCGCTCGTAGAGGACTCGATGCGGATGTTGAGGCAGATGCTTCGGGACGCACGCAAGGACCCCACTACCAAGAACGCGACCGAATCGTTGCGCATCCTCGTGCGTCAGGTCAGATTGCACGAGGACCAGTTCAGATTTCTCGCACGAGAACGCTACGGCGGAGTGACCGAGATTCGACGGGCGTTCGCAACCGAACTTCGCATGTTCGTCAGCGAGCTGACCATCGATCTCTCTCGCATGCCCGGCCTCGAATCGTGGGACATCGCCGATCTGGAGATGGCTGCGGACCTCATCGTGTCCACGATGCTGACCGCGACGGTGGGCCTGCTGGAAATCGATCGACCCAACAGTGCGAAAGAACGTGAACTCTTGCGCCGGACCGAACATCAAGTACGGCTCATCGTGCTCGGCATGGGAGGGTGGAAACGGAACCACGGCTGA
- a CDS encoding ferredoxin reductase: MTVQQKTRRPSSRSKFSLLSLFEAMATPHALDRYLELVDPMTTVRDLRGEVTAVHRSTADTVTLTIRPTHQWQGFEAGQFVQVGVVIDGVRHTRCYSPACSQYRDDGRIELTIKAHPEGLVSQYLHGNAYVGLVVSLSQADGTFHLPSPRPDRVLLISGGSGITPVLSMLRTLLDEGYSGALTFLHYAYTENDVSYRAELDAIAAENDNVRIVLAYTDQESGGDLHGFFGTEHLDAVAPWYSDAETYLCGPPGLMRGVKSVYADLGLSENLHLEEFAAPVAVVAEDAAGDVTFSDSDVVASNSGRTLLEQAEDAGLTPAYGCRMGICFTCTSVKTSGCTTNVKTGEKDSEPHKKIQLCVTVPVGDVSIEI, encoded by the coding sequence ATGACAGTCCAGCAGAAGACTCGGCGCCCGAGTAGCCGAAGCAAGTTCTCGCTGTTGTCACTGTTCGAGGCAATGGCCACTCCGCATGCTCTCGATCGGTACCTCGAACTGGTCGACCCGATGACAACAGTCAGGGACCTCCGCGGTGAGGTTACCGCTGTACACCGCTCCACTGCGGACACCGTTACGCTGACCATTCGCCCGACGCACCAGTGGCAGGGCTTCGAAGCCGGTCAGTTCGTGCAGGTCGGAGTCGTCATCGACGGCGTCCGGCACACCAGGTGCTACTCGCCCGCCTGCTCGCAGTATCGCGACGACGGACGAATCGAGCTCACGATCAAGGCTCATCCGGAGGGACTCGTTTCGCAGTACCTTCACGGCAACGCTTACGTCGGTCTCGTGGTGAGTCTCTCGCAAGCCGACGGCACCTTCCATCTACCGTCACCGAGGCCGGACCGTGTTCTGCTCATCAGCGGCGGAAGCGGCATCACTCCGGTGCTCTCGATGCTCAGGACGCTGCTGGACGAGGGGTACAGCGGCGCCCTGACTTTCTTGCACTACGCGTACACAGAGAACGACGTCTCGTACCGAGCCGAACTCGACGCTATCGCGGCCGAGAACGACAACGTTCGGATCGTGCTTGCGTACACCGACCAGGAGTCGGGTGGCGATCTGCACGGATTCTTCGGCACAGAGCACCTCGACGCCGTAGCCCCGTGGTATTCCGACGCCGAAACGTACCTCTGCGGCCCACCGGGATTGATGCGCGGCGTCAAGAGTGTGTACGCGGATCTTGGACTGAGCGAGAACCTCCACCTCGAGGAATTCGCGGCCCCGGTGGCAGTCGTCGCGGAGGATGCCGCGGGCGATGTCACCTTCTCCGACAGTGATGTCGTCGCGTCCAACTCCGGGCGGACACTGCTCGAGCAGGCGGAAGACGCCGGATTGACCCCCGCGTACGGCTGCCGAATGGGGATTTGTTTCACCTGCACGTCGGTGAAGACCTCTGGATGCACTACGAACGTCAAGACGGGTGAGAAGGACAGCGAGCCGCACAAGAAGATTCAACTCTGTGTCACGGTGCCCGTCGGTGATGTCTCCATCGAGATCTGA
- a CDS encoding acyl-CoA desaturase: MFGIPLSAVSLPFFGSSAKAEALTPTVLSYEQVQELGRELDELRARTVAKLGDTDREYIYNIVKTQRGFEIAGRAMMYLPFLPPVWLAGVGALGVSKILDNMEIGHNVMHGQYDWMREPGFNSEVFEWDTVCPADQWKHSHNYMHHTFTNIVGKDRDIGYGILRMDEGQKWNPYYLGNPVYAFLLMTFFEWGVMLHDLESENIIQGKRKWHDVKPLLQGMWRKAGRQVLKDYVIFPALSGPFFVTTLVGNVGANLIRNLWTYSIIFCGHFPTGVQTFTEEETADESRGEWYVRQMLGSANIEGSPLFHIMSGNLSHQIEHHLFPDLPAHRYPELAPEVKVLCDKYGLPYNSGGFFKQIGSVWGKIFKLALPNSLTGSEPTVGVIVERKKVAA; this comes from the coding sequence ATGTTCGGAATACCTTTGTCTGCAGTATCTTTGCCGTTCTTCGGTTCCTCGGCCAAGGCTGAGGCGCTCACTCCGACCGTCCTGTCCTACGAGCAGGTCCAGGAGCTCGGCCGCGAACTCGACGAACTGCGCGCACGCACCGTCGCCAAGCTCGGTGACACCGATCGTGAGTACATCTACAACATCGTCAAGACTCAGCGTGGATTCGAAATCGCCGGTCGCGCAATGATGTACCTTCCCTTCCTGCCGCCAGTCTGGCTCGCTGGAGTCGGAGCTCTCGGTGTGTCGAAGATCCTCGACAACATGGAGATCGGGCACAACGTCATGCACGGCCAGTACGACTGGATGCGCGAACCGGGCTTCAATTCCGAGGTCTTCGAGTGGGACACTGTCTGCCCGGCCGATCAGTGGAAGCACTCGCACAACTACATGCACCACACCTTCACCAATATCGTCGGCAAGGATCGCGATATCGGCTACGGCATCTTGCGCATGGACGAGGGGCAGAAGTGGAATCCGTACTACCTCGGAAACCCTGTCTACGCCTTCCTGCTGATGACATTCTTCGAGTGGGGCGTGATGCTGCACGACCTCGAATCGGAAAACATCATCCAGGGCAAGCGCAAGTGGCACGACGTGAAGCCGCTGCTTCAGGGAATGTGGCGCAAGGCAGGCCGCCAAGTTCTCAAGGACTACGTCATCTTCCCAGCGCTGTCGGGTCCGTTCTTCGTCACCACGTTGGTCGGTAACGTCGGTGCCAACCTGATTCGCAACCTGTGGACCTACTCGATCATCTTCTGCGGACATTTCCCTACCGGAGTCCAGACGTTCACCGAGGAGGAGACCGCCGACGAGTCGCGCGGTGAGTGGTATGTCCGTCAGATGCTGGGCTCGGCCAACATCGAAGGTTCGCCGCTGTTCCACATCATGTCCGGGAACCTGTCCCACCAGATCGAACACCACCTGTTCCCCGACCTGCCCGCGCATCGCTACCCGGAACTGGCCCCCGAAGTGAAGGTGCTGTGTGACAAGTACGGTCTCCCGTACAACTCCGGCGGATTCTTCAAGCAGATCGGCTCGGTGTGGGGAAAGATCTTCAAGCTCGCCCTTCCGAATTCGCTGACCGGTTCGGAGCCGACCGTCGGTGTTATCGTCGAGCGCAAGAAGGTTGCTGCGTAG
- a CDS encoding helix-turn-helix domain-containing protein, which produces MAIVAGCIRVGTLPAPAELDPVRRSSEHLVRGGVPLRDAQRAVHLAVSAGLKGSIDGVSGGPDADVVGNAVFMMRVLELLGNTVSSAYIEHCKQDSGTTGDQASRLVDLLVSDDPEARAVAERHGIDIAAEYDVVFLRFVADAADSERSLGRTLDSAKVAAAEVALTSATVAHGPLLSLSASGGIILVPSVGADAVEECIAQLNSVLRVNVVAATARAVPGAIADVVAHCRELVDLARSLRMQPRLYRTGDLALEYQLSRPGPGRSRLRSVIAPLDAFPELMHTLRTFVASEANRRASAKSLYVHPNTVDYRLKRIEQLTGVDPLSSAGLMSLHAALVVDCLSRADASVASGSNVIAEAS; this is translated from the coding sequence GTGGCGATCGTTGCTGGCTGTATCCGCGTCGGGACGTTACCCGCCCCCGCGGAACTCGATCCCGTTCGGCGTTCGTCGGAACACCTCGTCCGGGGTGGTGTCCCCCTTCGTGACGCGCAACGCGCTGTGCACCTGGCGGTGAGCGCCGGGTTGAAGGGCAGTATCGACGGTGTATCGGGAGGGCCGGATGCCGATGTCGTCGGAAATGCGGTCTTCATGATGCGTGTTCTCGAGCTGTTGGGCAACACGGTGTCGTCTGCCTACATCGAGCATTGCAAGCAGGATTCGGGGACGACTGGCGACCAGGCGTCCAGATTGGTCGATCTGCTTGTCTCCGACGACCCTGAAGCACGTGCCGTTGCGGAACGTCACGGCATCGACATCGCTGCTGAGTACGACGTCGTGTTCCTTCGCTTCGTTGCAGACGCTGCTGATTCCGAACGATCTCTCGGTCGGACACTCGACAGCGCGAAGGTCGCCGCGGCTGAAGTCGCGCTGACTTCGGCGACCGTCGCACATGGTCCGTTGCTGTCGCTCAGTGCAAGTGGCGGAATAATATTGGTACCGTCTGTTGGGGCCGATGCAGTGGAAGAGTGCATTGCCCAATTGAATTCGGTCTTGCGCGTCAACGTGGTCGCAGCGACAGCTCGGGCTGTACCGGGTGCGATAGCGGATGTCGTTGCGCACTGTCGAGAATTGGTCGACTTGGCGCGATCGCTCCGCATGCAGCCGCGGTTGTATCGGACCGGTGACTTGGCGTTGGAGTACCAGCTGTCTCGTCCGGGCCCGGGTAGATCGCGGTTGAGATCTGTCATCGCGCCCCTCGATGCGTTCCCCGAGCTCATGCATACGCTCAGGACTTTTGTTGCGAGCGAGGCGAATCGACGGGCCAGTGCCAAGTCGCTGTACGTCCACCCGAATACCGTGGATTACCGATTGAAGCGGATCGAACAGTTGACCGGCGTGGACCCACTGAGTTCCGCCGGTCTGATGTCTCTGCACGCGGCACTTGTCGTCGATTGCCTCTCGCGCGCCGATGCGTCAGTAGCGTCGGGGTCGAACGTGATCGCCGAAGCGTCCTAG
- a CDS encoding YdcF family protein, protein MKDRPGGYSMTAGSCSTFRRAAFASLITGGLTLGHSTAVAHADITPITLGNGIISTVGGCLFPDLPAIIWCTQQEVLTQHAPLMLDLNPVGTAIVVLGAGLYDDGTIRPVLRERLDAALTLAQRYPSSQIITSGGVPRSGITEARAMSTWLIANDIAPWRITEENASRSTVENARNTAAILAERGAQGVVIVSSPNHVERALIDFRKAISGRFPVSGVVSAG, encoded by the coding sequence ATGAAAGATCGGCCGGGGGGCTACTCGATGACAGCTGGATCTTGTTCCACGTTCAGGCGTGCGGCGTTCGCATCGTTGATCACAGGGGGGCTGACGCTGGGACACAGCACGGCCGTCGCACACGCGGATATCACGCCGATTACCCTCGGAAACGGCATCATCTCCACGGTCGGGGGGTGCCTGTTCCCTGACCTGCCGGCCATCATCTGGTGCACACAGCAGGAAGTCCTCACCCAGCACGCACCCCTGATGCTCGACCTCAACCCTGTAGGCACTGCGATAGTGGTTCTCGGAGCAGGACTCTACGACGACGGCACAATTCGACCAGTGCTGCGGGAACGGCTCGATGCAGCGCTGACGCTGGCGCAGCGCTACCCTTCCTCGCAAATCATCACCAGCGGAGGCGTGCCCCGATCCGGGATCACCGAGGCACGCGCCATGAGCACGTGGTTGATCGCCAATGATATTGCGCCCTGGCGTATTACGGAGGAGAACGCCTCCAGGTCCACTGTCGAGAACGCACGCAATACCGCTGCGATCCTCGCAGAACGTGGCGCGCAGGGCGTCGTAATCGTCTCGAGCCCAAACCACGTCGAGCGTGCACTGATCGACTTCCGCAAGGCGATCTCCGGACGCTTTCCGGTGAGCGGCGTGGTCTCGGCCGGGTAA